One Fuerstiella marisgermanici DNA window includes the following coding sequences:
- the tnpA gene encoding IS200/IS605 family transposase, whose amino-acid sequence MPQSLANLYIHLIFSTKDRFPFLTDDVRPDLHAYMATVLANLNSPAMLINSVQDHVHILFTMSRTVTLAQVVEDVKKSSSKWIKTQSPQLAAFAWQAGYGGFSVSESNVPKVESYIRRQEEHHRVKSFQEEYQAFLMKHNIQYDERYVWD is encoded by the coding sequence ATGCCACAATCTCTGGCCAATCTGTACATTCACCTGATCTTCTCAACGAAAGATCGCTTCCCGTTTCTAACCGACGACGTTCGCCCCGATCTGCACGCCTACATGGCCACCGTTTTGGCCAATCTGAATTCCCCCGCCATGCTGATTAACTCGGTACAAGACCATGTGCACATTCTTTTCACAATGAGTCGCACGGTCACGCTGGCTCAGGTTGTGGAAGACGTAAAGAAGTCGTCTTCAAAATGGATTAAGACGCAGTCACCCCAGTTGGCCGCTTTTGCGTGGCAGGCGGGATACGGTGGGTTTTCTGTCAGCGAATCCAACGTGCCGAAGGTTGAGAGCTACATCCGTCGACAGGAAGAGCATCATCGTGTGAAATCATTTCAGGAAGAATACCAAGCGTTTTTGATGAAGCACAACATTCAATACGATGAACGCTATGTGTGGGATTAG